A stretch of Pseudomonas sp. LRP2-20 DNA encodes these proteins:
- a CDS encoding adenylosuccinate synthase: protein MGKNVVVLGTQWGDEGKGKIVDLLTEHAAAVVRYQGGHNAGHTLVINGEKTVLHLIPSGILREGVQCLIGNGVVVAPDALMREITKLEEKGVPVRERLRISPAAPLILSYHVALDQAREKARGEAKIGTTGRGIGPAYEDKVARRGLRVGDLFHRERFAAKLGELLDYHNFQLVNYYKEPAIDFQQTLDECMAYAEQLKPMMLDVTAELHNLRRAGKDIMFEGAQGSLLDIDHGTYPYVTSSNTTAGGISTGSGVGPMYLDYILGITKAYTTRVGSGPFPTELFDETGATLAKRGHEFGSTTGRARRCGWFDAVILRRAIDVNSISGICLTKLDVLDGLETINICVGYKNENGAVIDAPSDADSYIGLEPVYEEMPGWSESTLGVKTLEELPQAARDYIKRIEELVGAPIDIISTGPDRNETIVLRHPFA from the coding sequence ATGGGTAAGAATGTCGTCGTCCTGGGCACCCAGTGGGGTGATGAGGGCAAAGGCAAGATCGTCGATCTGCTGACCGAACATGCTGCCGCCGTAGTGCGCTACCAAGGTGGTCACAACGCGGGCCACACCCTGGTGATCAACGGTGAAAAAACCGTTCTGCACCTGATTCCCTCGGGCATCCTGCGTGAAGGCGTACAGTGCCTGATCGGCAACGGCGTGGTCGTTGCTCCGGACGCCCTGATGCGTGAAATCACCAAGCTGGAAGAGAAGGGCGTACCGGTGCGCGAGCGCCTGCGCATCTCCCCGGCTGCGCCACTGATCCTGTCGTACCACGTGGCCCTGGACCAGGCCCGTGAAAAAGCCCGTGGCGAAGCCAAGATCGGCACCACCGGCCGCGGCATCGGCCCGGCATACGAAGACAAGGTTGCACGTCGCGGCCTGCGCGTTGGCGACCTGTTCCACCGCGAGCGTTTCGCCGCCAAGCTGGGTGAGCTGCTGGACTACCACAACTTCCAGCTGGTGAACTACTACAAAGAGCCGGCCATCGACTTCCAGCAGACCCTGGACGAGTGCATGGCCTACGCCGAGCAGCTCAAGCCGATGATGCTCGATGTCACCGCCGAGCTGCACAACCTGCGTCGCGCCGGCAAGGACATCATGTTCGAAGGCGCCCAAGGCTCGCTGCTGGACATCGACCACGGTACCTACCCGTACGTCACCAGCTCCAACACCACCGCTGGCGGCATCTCCACCGGTTCCGGCGTTGGCCCGATGTACCTGGACTACATCCTCGGCATCACCAAGGCCTACACCACTCGCGTGGGTTCCGGTCCGTTCCCGACCGAACTGTTCGACGAGACCGGCGCCACCCTGGCCAAGCGTGGCCACGAGTTCGGTTCGACCACCGGCCGTGCCCGTCGTTGCGGCTGGTTCGATGCCGTCATCCTGCGTCGCGCCATCGACGTCAACAGCATCTCGGGCATCTGCCTGACCAAGCTGGACGTGCTGGACGGCCTGGAAACCATCAACATCTGCGTTGGCTACAAGAACGAGAACGGTGCCGTCATCGACGCGCCTTCCGATGCCGACAGCTACATCGGCCTGGAGCCGGTGTACGAAGAGATGCCAGGCTGGAGCGAGTCGACCCTGGGCGTGAAAACCCTGGAAGAGCTGCCGCAAGCTGCGCGTGACTACATCAAGCGCATCGAAGAGCTGGTAGGCGCGCCGATCGACATCATTTCGACCGGCCCGGACCGCAACGAGACCATCGTCCTGCGTCATCCGTTCGCCTGA
- a CDS encoding methyl-accepting chemotaxis protein, with protein sequence MADEAQAESHAMQAALQQVVDIRQATDENSRSSTQLASLIENLAGQVETGSQVIERLAKQSEQIEVVLTVIHGIAEQTNLLALNAAIEAARAGETGRGFAVVADEVRALASKTQSSTGDIQAHIAALQKGAKEAVATISQAGLKASEGLLVLRDNERRQQSVQAAVEQVHAAIGLATRAAEQQAHGAQAVRGRVENIHAQAERSAEVVMQTTASSKVLDDLAAQLRASLGQFRA encoded by the coding sequence ATGGCCGACGAAGCCCAGGCTGAAAGCCATGCCATGCAGGCGGCGTTGCAGCAGGTGGTGGACATTCGCCAGGCGACCGACGAGAACAGCCGTTCCTCGACGCAGCTGGCGAGCTTGATCGAGAACCTTGCCGGCCAGGTCGAAACGGGCTCGCAAGTGATCGAGCGCCTGGCCAAGCAGAGTGAGCAGATTGAAGTCGTGCTGACCGTCATTCACGGGATTGCCGAGCAGACCAACCTGCTGGCCCTCAACGCGGCAATCGAAGCCGCCCGCGCTGGGGAGACGGGCCGCGGGTTTGCCGTGGTGGCCGATGAGGTGCGGGCGCTGGCGAGCAAGACGCAGAGCTCTACCGGCGACATTCAGGCGCACATTGCCGCGCTGCAGAAAGGTGCCAAGGAAGCGGTGGCGACCATCAGCCAGGCCGGGCTCAAGGCCAGTGAGGGGCTGTTGGTACTGCGTGACAACGAGCGTCGCCAGCAGTCGGTGCAGGCTGCCGTGGAGCAGGTGCACGCGGCCATCGGCCTGGCGACCCGCGCTGCTGAGCAACAGGCCCACGGAGCGCAGGCGGTACGTGGGCGGGTGGAGAATATCCATGCTCAAGCCGAGCGCTCGGCCGAGGTGGTGATGCAGACCACGGCCAGCAGCAAGGTGCTGGATGATCTGGCAGCCCAGTTGCGCGCCAGTCTTGGGCAGTTCAGGGCTTGA
- a CDS encoding DUF2867 domain-containing protein, whose protein sequence is MSTQLVAAQADLDFLHSDCVQLTAPMSALQAYCAMTSDIPGWLARAFRIRDFISRRFNVADIHGFSSRDPGQVPAVGERLDFFTVEAISDRQLVLTSRDTHLAVMVCMDVSAGECGLLQLSVTTSVKCLNTFGRLYMVPVGRVHGVIVRRMLANLQGH, encoded by the coding sequence ATGTCCACCCAGCTGGTCGCCGCCCAGGCCGACCTGGATTTCCTGCACAGTGACTGCGTACAGCTCACTGCCCCGATGAGCGCCCTGCAAGCGTACTGCGCCATGACCTCGGACATCCCCGGCTGGCTGGCCAGGGCCTTCCGCATTCGTGACTTCATCTCACGCCGTTTCAATGTCGCCGATATCCACGGCTTCTCTTCCCGCGATCCTGGGCAGGTACCAGCCGTCGGCGAGCGCCTCGACTTCTTCACTGTCGAGGCCATCAGCGACCGGCAACTGGTGCTGACCTCGCGCGATACGCACCTGGCCGTCATGGTCTGCATGGACGTGTCGGCAGGAGAGTGCGGCCTCCTGCAGTTGAGCGTGACGACCTCGGTGAAGTGCTTGAACACCTTCGGGCGTTTATACATGGTGCCGGTTGGAAGGGTTCATGGCGTGATCGTGCGGCGGATGCTGGCCAACCTGCAGGGCCATTAG
- a CDS encoding ABC transporter permease, whose protein sequence is MTAALSEPVPVRFVPRRKRPSIWVVLPVLFLVAMSVLPLLYVAMKAWEAGWREALHLLWRPFVWGLMRNTLMLMAGVTLACMVVGLALAWLLERSNLPGRRLWGVVLCLPFAVPSFVSSFTWVSLSSDFEGLGGAILVMALSKYPLVFLPVAATLRNLDTSLEESARTLGYSRWGVFRKITLPLLWPSMLGGALLIALHMLVEFGALSILGLQTFTTAIYQQFELEFSNANAAMLSAVLLALCLLMLWLELRVRGKARHVRIGQGVARRGQPVRLRGWMPLAQLFCLGLAILGSGIPLAMLGYWLSVGSSAAFPVAAISKALFTSLSVSLGGAGFCVLLALPVSFLVVRYKGRLALWAERLPYLLHALPGLVIALSLVVFSLHYVPALYQTTALLLLAYALLFLPLAQAPVRTALNKASPTLEEAARTLGASSFAAFCRVTLPIIFPAMAAAFALVFLDAMKELTATLLLSPTGMTTLATEVWAHTANVEFAAAAPYAALLIVVSGLPVYLLTTRMYLNKA, encoded by the coding sequence ATGACTGCCGCCCTGTCCGAGCCGGTGCCGGTACGTTTCGTACCGCGCCGCAAGCGCCCCTCGATCTGGGTGGTGCTGCCTGTGCTGTTCCTGGTGGCGATGAGCGTGCTGCCGTTGCTGTACGTTGCCATGAAAGCCTGGGAAGCCGGCTGGCGCGAAGCCCTGCACCTGCTCTGGCGCCCGTTCGTCTGGGGGTTGATGCGCAACACCCTGATGCTGATGGCCGGGGTGACGCTGGCATGCATGGTGGTGGGCCTGGCCCTGGCCTGGCTGCTCGAGCGCAGCAACCTGCCCGGCCGCCGGCTGTGGGGCGTGGTGCTGTGCCTGCCGTTCGCCGTGCCGTCGTTCGTCAGCAGCTTCACCTGGGTGTCACTGAGCTCGGACTTCGAAGGCCTGGGCGGGGCGATCCTGGTCATGGCGCTGTCCAAGTACCCGCTGGTGTTCCTGCCGGTGGCTGCGACCTTGCGCAACCTCGACACGTCGCTTGAAGAGTCGGCACGCACCCTGGGCTACAGCCGCTGGGGCGTGTTCCGCAAGATCACCCTGCCGCTGCTGTGGCCGTCGATGCTCGGCGGCGCACTGCTGATCGCGCTGCACATGCTGGTGGAGTTCGGCGCCCTGTCGATCCTTGGCCTGCAGACCTTCACCACGGCGATCTACCAGCAGTTCGAACTGGAATTCAGCAACGCCAATGCCGCGATGCTCTCGGCCGTGCTCCTGGCACTGTGCCTGCTGATGCTGTGGCTGGAACTGCGCGTGCGCGGCAAGGCCCGCCACGTGCGCATCGGCCAGGGCGTGGCGCGCCGCGGGCAGCCGGTGCGACTGCGTGGCTGGATGCCGTTGGCGCAACTGTTCTGCCTGGGCCTGGCGATTCTGGGCAGCGGTATTCCGCTGGCGATGCTGGGTTATTGGCTGAGCGTGGGGTCGTCGGCGGCCTTCCCGGTCGCAGCAATCAGCAAAGCACTATTCACCTCGCTGTCGGTGTCGCTGGGCGGTGCGGGCTTCTGCGTATTGCTGGCATTGCCGGTCAGTTTCCTGGTGGTGCGCTACAAAGGCCGCCTGGCACTGTGGGCCGAACGCCTGCCGTACCTGCTGCACGCCCTGCCCGGCCTGGTCATCGCCCTGTCACTGGTGGTGTTCTCGCTGCACTACGTGCCGGCGCTGTACCAGACCACCGCGCTGTTGCTGCTGGCTTATGCGCTGCTGTTCCTGCCATTGGCCCAGGCGCCAGTACGCACCGCACTGAACAAGGCTTCGCCGACCCTCGAAGAAGCGGCCCGCACCCTGGGTGCCAGCAGCTTCGCAGCGTTCTGCAGGGTGACCCTGCCGATCATCTTCCCGGCCATGGCGGCGGCCTTTGCCTTGGTGTTCCTTGATGCCATGAAGGAGCTTACAGCTACCCTGCTGCTCAGCCCGACTGGCATGACCACCCTGGCGACCGAGGTCTGGGCGCATACGGCCAACGTCGAGTTTGCGGCGGCGGCGCCGTATGCGGCGTTGTTGATTGTGGTTTCGGGGTTGCCGGTGTATTTGCTGACTACGCGGATGTACTTGAATAAGGCTTGA
- a CDS encoding extracellular solute-binding protein — MTIRPQPLMRTLAAAVLSLVIGAPAALADEPVTLTMYNGQHKEIGEAIAKAYEAKTGIHINIRKGSSNQLASQVIEEGDRSPADIIYTEESPPLNNLGELGLLAKIDDATANMMPKEYVGANGTWMGITARTRIVVFNPKKIDEKDLPTTVMDFANPEWEGRVGYVPTSGAFQEQAVAILKMHGREATEEWLTGLKAFGKAYTNNMVALKAVEKGEVAAVLVNNYYWYALERERGKLDSKLYYLADGDAGNLVTISGAAVVKASKHPKEAQALLNWMASEEGQRVITQTTAEYPLHKGMVSDRGLKPFEDLRPPKISPADLGNAEEAIELEREVGLL, encoded by the coding sequence ATGACGATCCGACCGCAACCGCTGATGCGCACCCTGGCTGCCGCAGTTCTGAGCCTGGTGATCGGCGCTCCGGCCGCCCTGGCAGACGAACCGGTAACGCTGACCATGTACAACGGCCAGCACAAGGAAATCGGCGAAGCCATCGCCAAGGCCTACGAGGCCAAGACCGGCATCCACATCAATATCCGCAAGGGCAGCAGCAACCAGCTGGCCAGCCAGGTCATCGAGGAAGGCGACCGCTCGCCGGCCGACATCATCTACACCGAAGAGTCCCCGCCGCTGAACAACCTGGGCGAGCTTGGCCTGCTGGCCAAGATCGATGACGCCACCGCAAACATGATGCCCAAGGAGTACGTAGGCGCCAACGGCACCTGGATGGGCATCACCGCCCGTACCCGCATCGTGGTGTTCAACCCGAAGAAGATCGACGAGAAAGACCTGCCGACCACGGTCATGGACTTCGCCAACCCGGAGTGGGAAGGGCGCGTCGGCTATGTACCAACCAGCGGCGCCTTCCAGGAACAGGCCGTGGCCATCCTGAAAATGCACGGGCGTGAAGCCACCGAAGAATGGCTGACCGGCCTGAAAGCCTTCGGCAAGGCCTATACCAACAACATGGTCGCCCTCAAGGCCGTGGAGAAAGGTGAAGTCGCCGCCGTACTGGTCAACAACTACTACTGGTATGCACTGGAGCGTGAACGCGGCAAGCTGGATTCCAAGCTCTACTACCTGGCCGATGGCGATGCCGGCAACCTGGTTACCATTTCCGGCGCCGCCGTGGTCAAGGCCAGCAAGCACCCGAAAGAAGCCCAGGCCCTGCTCAACTGGATGGCCAGCGAGGAAGGCCAGCGCGTGATCACCCAGACCACCGCCGAATACCCGCTGCACAAGGGCATGGTCTCCGACCGTGGCCTGAAGCCGTTCGAAGACCTGCGCCCGCCGAAGATCTCGCCAGCTGACCTGGGCAATGCCGAGGAAGCGATCGAGCTTGAACGCGAGGTCGGCCTGCTCTGA
- the rnr gene encoding ribonuclease R, with product MADWQSLDPEAAREAEKYDNPIPSRELILQRLADRGEPAAREELAAEFGLHDEDQIEALRRRLRAMERDGQLIYTRRGTYAPVDKLDLICGRVSGHRDGFGFLIPDDGSEDLFLSPSQMRLVFDGDRGLARVSGVDRRGRREGVLVEVISRAHESVVGRYFEEGGIGYVTPDNPKIQQEVLVTAGRNGGAKIGQFVEIKITHWPTPRFQPQGDVVEVIGNYMAPGMEIDVALRSYDIPHVWPNEVVKEARKFRSEVEEKDKEKRIDLRHLPFVTIDGEDARDFDDAVYCEPLGKLRMFSGGWRLYVAIADVSSYVRLGSALDNEAQQRGNSVYFPERVVPMLPEELSNGLCSLNPHVDRLAMVCEMTINKAGQMVDYQFYEGVIHSHARLTYNKVSSMLEHSRTREGKALREEYKEVLPDLKNLYNLYKVLVDARHTRGAIDFETQETRIIFGDQRKIAEIRPTVRNDAHKLIEECMLAANVATAAFLQKHEVPALYRVHDGPPPERLEKLRAFLGELGLTLHKGKDPSPKDYQALLASIAGRPDFHLIQTVMLRSLSQAVYSTDNNGHFGLNYEAYTHFTSPIRRYPDLLVHRAIRSIIRSKVDTPHVKRAGAMSIPKARIYPYDVNALDQLGEQCSMTERRADEATRDVVNWLKCEFMKDRVGETFPGVITAVTGFGLFVELTDIYVEGLVHVSALPGDYYHFDPVHHRLSGERTGRSFRLGDTIEVKVMRVDLDERKIDFEVSEQQLSAPIGRKGRGAAAPVAEKAEPAVEAKATPKPRSRKSETAEAYFPKDAVQRNAEVRKSREMKKALMSEARTGGHASSKSDKGGKPSGKPTKHRKGPPKSGAPRKSKSKS from the coding sequence ATGGCCGATTGGCAATCCCTCGATCCCGAGGCCGCTCGCGAAGCGGAAAAATACGACAACCCCATTCCCAGCCGTGAGCTGATCCTGCAGCGCCTTGCCGACCGTGGCGAACCGGCCGCGCGCGAGGAGCTGGCGGCAGAGTTCGGTCTTCATGACGAAGACCAGATCGAAGCCCTGCGCCGCCGCCTGCGCGCCATGGAGCGTGACGGCCAGCTTATCTATACCCGGCGCGGCACTTATGCCCCGGTAGACAAGCTGGACCTGATCTGCGGCCGTGTCTCCGGTCACCGTGACGGTTTCGGCTTCCTTATCCCGGATGACGGCAGCGAAGACCTGTTCCTCAGCCCGTCGCAGATGCGCCTGGTGTTCGATGGCGACCGCGGCCTGGCCCGCGTCTCGGGCGTCGACCGCCGTGGCCGCCGTGAAGGCGTGCTGGTCGAGGTCATCTCCCGTGCCCACGAAAGCGTGGTCGGCCGCTACTTCGAAGAAGGCGGCATTGGCTACGTGACCCCGGACAACCCGAAGATCCAGCAGGAAGTGCTGGTGACCGCCGGGCGTAACGGTGGCGCCAAGATCGGCCAGTTCGTCGAGATCAAGATCACCCACTGGCCCACGCCGCGCTTCCAGCCCCAGGGTGATGTGGTCGAGGTGATCGGCAACTATATGGCGCCGGGCATGGAAATCGACGTTGCCCTGCGCAGCTACGACATTCCACACGTCTGGCCCAACGAGGTGGTCAAGGAAGCGCGCAAGTTCCGCTCCGAAGTCGAAGAGAAGGACAAGGAGAAGCGCATCGACCTGCGCCACCTGCCGTTCGTCACCATCGACGGCGAGGATGCCCGCGACTTCGACGACGCCGTCTACTGCGAACCGCTGGGCAAGCTGCGCATGTTCTCTGGCGGCTGGCGCCTGTATGTGGCGATCGCCGACGTCTCCAGCTACGTGCGCCTGGGCTCGGCCCTGGACAACGAAGCCCAGCAGCGCGGCAACTCGGTGTACTTCCCCGAGCGCGTGGTGCCGATGCTCCCCGAAGAGCTGTCCAACGGCCTGTGCTCGCTGAACCCGCACGTCGATCGCCTGGCCATGGTCTGCGAAATGACCATCAACAAAGCCGGCCAGATGGTCGACTACCAGTTCTACGAAGGCGTGATCCACTCCCATGCCCGCCTGACCTACAACAAGGTCAGCAGCATGCTCGAGCATTCCCGTACCCGTGAGGGCAAGGCGCTGCGCGAGGAGTACAAGGAGGTCCTGCCGGACCTGAAGAACCTGTACAACCTGTACAAGGTGCTGGTGGATGCCCGTCACACCCGGGGTGCCATCGATTTCGAGACCCAGGAAACCCGCATCATCTTCGGTGATCAGCGCAAGATCGCGGAAATCCGCCCGACCGTGCGCAACGACGCCCACAAGCTGATCGAGGAATGCATGTTGGCGGCCAACGTCGCCACCGCCGCGTTTCTGCAGAAGCACGAAGTGCCAGCCCTTTATCGCGTGCACGACGGCCCGCCGCCGGAGCGCCTGGAAAAACTGCGCGCCTTCCTCGGAGAGCTGGGCTTGACCCTGCACAAGGGCAAGGACCCGTCGCCGAAGGACTACCAGGCCTTGCTGGCAAGCATCGCCGGGCGCCCGGACTTCCACCTGATCCAGACCGTGATGCTGCGCTCGCTGAGCCAGGCGGTGTACAGCACCGACAACAACGGCCACTTCGGCTTGAACTACGAGGCGTACACCCACTTCACCTCGCCGATCCGCCGTTACCCGGACCTGCTGGTGCACCGCGCCATTCGCAGCATCATCCGTTCCAAGGTCGATACCCCGCACGTCAAGCGTGCTGGCGCCATGAGCATTCCAAAGGCGCGTATCTACCCGTACGACGTGAATGCCCTCGACCAGCTCGGCGAGCAGTGCTCGATGACCGAGCGCCGCGCCGATGAAGCCACCCGTGACGTGGTCAACTGGCTCAAGTGCGAGTTCATGAAGGACCGCGTGGGCGAGACCTTCCCGGGTGTGATCACTGCGGTTACCGGCTTCGGCCTGTTCGTCGAACTGACCGACATCTATGTGGAAGGCCTGGTGCACGTCAGTGCGCTGCCGGGTGACTACTACCACTTCGACCCGGTACACCACCGCCTGTCGGGCGAGCGTACCGGGCGCAGCTTCCGCCTGGGCGACACCATCGAGGTCAAGGTCATGCGCGTCGATCTCGACGAGCGCAAGATCGACTTCGAAGTCTCCGAGCAGCAGCTCAGTGCGCCGATCGGTCGCAAGGGGCGGGGTGCTGCCGCGCCGGTCGCCGAGAAGGCCGAACCAGCGGTCGAAGCCAAGGCCACGCCAAAACCACGCAGCCGCAAGAGCGAAACTGCCGAAGCGTACTTCCCGAAAGACGCCGTGCAGCGCAACGCCGAAGTGCGCAAGAGCCGTGAAATGAAGAAGGCGCTGATGAGCGAGGCGCGCACCGGCGGCCACGCCAGCAGCAAGTCGGACAAAGGCGGCAAGCCGTCCGGCAAGCCGACCAAGCACCGTAAAGGCCCGCCGAAGTCCGGTGCGCCACGCAAGAGCAAGAGCAAGTCATGA
- the rlmB gene encoding 23S rRNA (guanosine(2251)-2'-O)-methyltransferase RlmB, which produces MSQLEKIYGVHAVQALLQHHPKRVKQIWLSEGRSEPRIQALLELAAENRVPVGQAERRELDAWVEGVHQGVVAEVSPSQVWGELMLEELLERSETPPLILVLDGVTDPHNLGACLRTADAAGATAVIVPKDKSATLTPVVRKVACGAAEVIPLVAVTNLARTLEKLQQRGLWVVGTAGEAEQEIYQQDLTGPLVMIMGAEGKGMRRLTREHCDFLVKLPMSGSVSSLNVSVATGVCLFEAVRQRQAKR; this is translated from the coding sequence ATGAGTCAGCTGGAAAAGATCTACGGCGTGCACGCCGTGCAGGCGTTGCTGCAGCACCATCCGAAGCGGGTCAAGCAGATCTGGCTGTCGGAAGGGCGCAGCGAGCCGCGCATCCAGGCGCTGCTGGAACTGGCCGCAGAAAACCGCGTGCCGGTCGGCCAGGCCGAGCGCCGTGAGCTGGATGCCTGGGTCGAGGGCGTGCACCAGGGCGTGGTTGCCGAGGTCAGCCCGAGCCAGGTGTGGGGCGAGCTGATGCTCGAGGAACTGCTCGAGCGCAGCGAAACGCCGCCACTGATCCTGGTGCTGGACGGCGTGACCGACCCGCACAACCTCGGTGCCTGCTTGCGTACTGCCGATGCGGCGGGCGCCACGGCAGTGATCGTGCCCAAGGACAAGTCGGCAACCCTGACGCCGGTGGTGCGCAAGGTGGCTTGCGGCGCGGCGGAAGTGATTCCGCTGGTCGCCGTGACCAACCTGGCGCGCACGCTGGAGAAGCTGCAGCAGCGGGGCCTGTGGGTGGTCGGTACCGCTGGCGAGGCCGAGCAGGAGATCTACCAGCAGGACCTGACTGGCCCGCTGGTGATGATCATGGGCGCGGAAGGCAAGGGCATGCGCCGGCTGACCCGCGAGCATTGCGATTTCCTGGTGAAGTTGCCGATGAGCGGTAGCGTGAGCAGCCTGAACGTGTCGGTGGCGACGGGCGTCTGTCTGTTCGAGGCCGTGCGCCAGCGCCAGGCCAAGCGCTGA
- the rpsF gene encoding 30S ribosomal protein S6, translated as MRHYEIIFLVHPDQSEQVGGMVERYTKLIEEDGGKIHRLEDWGRRQLAYAINNVHKAHYVMLNVECTGKALAELEDNFRYNDAVIRNLVIRRDEAVTGQSEMLKAEENRSERRERRERPEHAESADGDDSNDSDSSDNADE; from the coding sequence ATGCGTCATTACGAAATCATCTTCCTGGTTCACCCGGACCAGAGCGAGCAAGTCGGCGGCATGGTTGAGCGTTACACCAAGCTGATCGAAGAAGATGGCGGCAAGATCCACCGCCTGGAAGACTGGGGCCGTCGTCAACTGGCCTACGCAATCAACAATGTTCACAAGGCTCACTACGTGATGCTGAACGTTGAGTGCACCGGCAAGGCCCTGGCCGAGCTGGAAGACAACTTCCGCTACAACGATGCCGTTATCCGTAACCTCGTCATCCGTCGCGACGAAGCCGTAACCGGCCAGTCCGAGATGCTGAAGGCTGAAGAAAACCGCAGCGAGCGCCGTGAGCGTCGTGAGCGTCCTGAGCATGCTGAATCCGCCGACGGCGACGACAGCAATGACAGCGACTCCAGCGATAACGCTGACGAGTAA
- the rpsR gene encoding 30S ribosomal protein S18, with product MARFFRRRKFCRFTAEDVKEIDFKDLNTLKAYVSETGKIVPSRITGTKARYQRQLATAIKRARFLALLPYTDSHGR from the coding sequence ATGGCACGTTTCTTCCGTCGTCGTAAATTCTGCCGCTTCACTGCTGAAGACGTGAAAGAGATCGACTTCAAAGATCTCAACACCCTGAAAGCTTACGTATCCGAAACCGGCAAGATCGTTCCAAGCCGTATCACCGGTACCAAAGCTCGTTATCAGCGTCAGCTGGCTACCGCTATCAAGCGCGCCCGCTTCCTGGCCCTGCTGCCCTACACCGACAGCCACGGCCGCTGA